Proteins encoded together in one Microcebus murinus isolate Inina chromosome 16, M.murinus_Inina_mat1.0, whole genome shotgun sequence window:
- the PPDPF gene encoding pancreatic progenitor cell differentiation and proliferation factor, producing the protein MAAIPSGGSLVATHDYYRRRLGSASSSSSCGSAEGPGEAIPHPPGLPKADPGHWWASFFFGKSTLPFMTTVVESPEHSEAPQASRSVTTCGLAPAATRTQPCSPPGTAGPPT; encoded by the exons ATGGCGGCCATCCCCTCCGGCGGCTCGCTCGTGGCCACGCACGACTACTACCGGC GCCGCCTGGGCTCCGCTTCCAGCAGCAGCTCGTGCGGGAGCGCCGAGGGCCCCGGGGAAGccatcccccaccccccgg GTCTGCCCAAAGCCGACCCAGGGCACTGGTGGGCGAGTTTCTTCTTCGGGAAGTCTACTCTCCCTTTCATGACCACGGTTGTGGAGTCCCCGGAGCA CTCGGAAGCCCCCCAGGCCTCCAGGAGCGTGACCACCTgcggcctggccccagcagccacGAGGACGCAGCCCTGCAGCCCACCCGGCACAGCCGGTCCCCCAACCTGA